Proteins encoded by one window of Chrysemys picta bellii isolate R12L10 chromosome 10, ASM1138683v2, whole genome shotgun sequence:
- the CTXND1 gene encoding cortexin domain-containing 1 protein produces MEAPTPEPVYVDVDKGLTLACFVFLCLFLIVMIIRCAKVIMDPYSAIPTSTWEEQHLDD; encoded by the coding sequence ATGGAGGCACCAACACCAGAGCCTGTGTATGTTGATGTGGACAAAGGACTAACATTAGCATGTTTCGTCTTCCTTTGCCTTTTCTTGATCGTGATGATTATTCGCTGTGCAAAAGTCATCATGGACCCTTACAGTGCCATCCCAACTTCCACATGGGAGGAGCAGCACCTGGATGACTGA